A genomic region of Rhizobium sp. NXC24 contains the following coding sequences:
- a CDS encoding DEAD/DEAH box helicase: protein MVRPGLFCFGAPKGIELTDFHSLGLSKQIVDTLSQNNFATPTPIQAQAIPLVLQGRDLIGLAQTGTGKTAAFGLPIIEMLLKDAKRPDNRTVRTLILAPTRELVNQIADNLKLFVRKTPLRINVVVGGASINKQQLQLERGTDILVATPGRLLDLINRRALSLGHVSYLVLDEADQMLDLGFIHDLRKIAKLVPAKRQTLLFSATMPKAIADLASDYLTNPLKVEVSPPGKAADKVEQYVHFVAGQNHKTEILKETLNANPDGRSIVFLRTKHGAEKLTKHLDHVGYAAASIHGNKSQGQRERALKGFRDGEVRVLVATDVAARGIDIPGVSHVYNYDLPEVPDAYVHRIGRTARAGRDGIAIAFCSPDEIRLLRDIERLMGIEIAVASGEAPADRARPARGNNNRGGRGNQGRGGAGQGRPEGRSGRPGGRPQRDGESGEARARTGERQERRPRDDRPQRENHRNADFRGQRRDERTPRPEADNDLVSTSDFRPAKKPHHNGPANANAAHEAGAHRNQRHAHGRPSGRHNEERGQGHAHGEHREGGNGGMKRRGPRNGNGQRRERA from the coding sequence ATGGTGCGACCCGGCCTTTTCTGCTTTGGCGCCCCGAAAGGTATTGAATTGACCGATTTTCACTCGCTTGGTCTTTCCAAGCAGATCGTCGATACGCTGTCGCAGAACAACTTCGCGACTCCGACGCCCATTCAGGCACAGGCTATCCCGCTTGTTCTCCAGGGCCGCGATCTCATCGGCCTCGCCCAGACCGGCACCGGCAAAACGGCCGCCTTCGGCCTGCCGATCATCGAAATGCTGCTGAAGGACGCCAAGCGTCCCGACAACCGCACCGTCCGCACGCTGATCCTCGCCCCCACCCGCGAACTGGTGAACCAGATCGCCGACAATCTTAAGCTGTTCGTCCGCAAGACGCCGCTGCGGATCAATGTCGTGGTCGGTGGCGCCTCCATCAACAAGCAGCAGCTTCAACTCGAGCGCGGCACCGACATTCTCGTCGCCACCCCTGGCCGCCTGCTCGACCTCATCAACCGCCGCGCCCTGTCGCTCGGCCATGTCAGCTATCTCGTCCTCGACGAGGCCGACCAGATGCTCGACCTCGGCTTCATCCACGACCTGCGCAAGATCGCCAAGCTCGTCCCGGCCAAGCGCCAGACCCTGTTGTTCTCGGCGACCATGCCGAAGGCGATTGCCGATCTCGCTTCCGACTATCTGACCAATCCGCTGAAGGTCGAAGTCTCGCCTCCGGGCAAAGCGGCCGACAAGGTGGAACAGTATGTCCACTTCGTCGCCGGTCAGAACCACAAGACCGAAATCTTGAAGGAAACGCTGAACGCCAACCCGGATGGCCGCTCGATCGTCTTCCTGCGCACCAAGCACGGTGCCGAAAAGCTGACGAAGCATCTCGACCATGTCGGCTATGCCGCCGCCTCCATTCACGGCAACAAGAGCCAGGGTCAGCGCGAGCGCGCGCTCAAGGGCTTCCGAGATGGTGAAGTTCGCGTGCTCGTCGCAACCGACGTTGCCGCTCGCGGCATCGATATCCCTGGTGTTTCGCATGTCTACAATTACGACCTGCCGGAAGTGCCGGATGCCTATGTTCACCGCATCGGCCGCACAGCGCGCGCCGGCCGTGACGGCATCGCCATCGCTTTCTGCTCACCGGACGAGATTCGCCTGCTGCGCGACATCGAGCGCCTGATGGGCATCGAAATCGCCGTTGCCAGCGGCGAAGCCCCTGCCGACCGCGCCCGTCCGGCTCGCGGCAACAACAACCGTGGTGGTCGTGGCAACCAGGGCCGCGGCGGCGCAGGCCAGGGACGTCCGGAAGGCCGTTCGGGTCGCCCGGGCGGACGTCCGCAGCGTGACGGTGAGAGCGGCGAGGCCCGCGCCCGCACAGGCGAACGCCAGGAGCGCCGGCCGCGCGACGATCGTCCGCAGCGCGAGAACCATCGCAATGCCGACTTCCGCGGCCAGCGCCGCGATGAGCGCACGCCGCGCCCGGAAGCGGACAATGATCTTGTTTCGACGTCCGATTTCCGTCCGGCCAAGAAGCCGCATCATAACGGCCCGGCAAACGCCAACGCCGCCCACGAAGCCGGCGCCCATCGCAACCAGCGCCACGCCCATGGTCGGCCCTCAGGCCGTCACAATGAGGAGCGCGGCCAAGGCCACGCTCACGGCGAACACCGCGAAGGCGGCAACGGCGGCATGAAGCGCCGCGGGCCGCGCAACGGCAACGGCCAGCGCCGCGAACGCGCTTGA
- a CDS encoding response regulator: protein MNSDGELLEMACRRIADLDQPAYVKNSDLRYVAVNEAYARFFRRDTADFIGNRSRDLFDSGEEVDREDKERRALVFGSEEMALCFDPTGRERSRVQIESFSPSEDRLYVFGMFLDAPAVLSRSSSDRESGHIASDVDEIGLYRTILEDLPVAVFARDASHRLIYSNEAYGAITGLSRAEALGKTEHEMFETGADEYFAENEQVLNEGHAFEFEGTVVDRERVTHPLMTRVNRVVTADGRRYAVGSMTDISVLKLRETELIEAQARAEALHQDLGNILRSMPIGVMIHDSNYVVEYTNDAFYDIWDFPKNEHFEGLSYRDLVAKHFELGRYDADAGSIDDIYQARLESFRNAGPHFQTEMNFADGKSVIMDARRISNGRTLIAYADISSVRQQAREITEARLALERLGELMTDATHAMSQGLLIVEDGIIMLANDALTDMLRIPADHLEIGKHWSIAYNYCAARGDFGDDPKAVLRGWGRSMAANRPVSAVFQIAGDRWMQLEATISESRRWTVVLTDVTEMKDREAELQLLLSRSEAADRAKSEFLANMSHEIRTPMNGVLGMAELLAKTDLDARQKTFIDIIVKSGNALLTIINDILDFSKIDAGQMRLRKAAFDPAEAVEDVATLLSSPAAEKDIELLVRTAPDVPAMVLGDAGRFRQIVTNLVGNAVKFTERGHVLVEVESRPIDNGEIMLTLRIEDTGIGISEEKLDSIFEKFSQVDASSTRRHEGTGLGLAITAGLVDLFGGYLEVESEWGKGSVFTVHLPVPPAATRSEPRPVPVNVKGAGILVIDDNEINRRILTEQLEQWSFDGYAAEDGKTGLAILHAAFDMGVQVDAVILDYHMPDMNGDEVARAIRADSRFDGVSLIFLTSMDVAGSDKEFAALNGQAHLMKPVRANVLRSTIIDVVRTARRQRMSSDETAVASQSIEAEAVAAIDTVEREVAAKPVSAIDVLVAEDNEVNQIVFTQILQVTGLRFLVVQNGQEAVEAWRKLRPSLIMMDVSMPIMNGHQATRMIRQLETEAGQGWHVPIVGVTAHALDVDRDMCLEAGMDDYMSKPISPELLEAKARRWLGDAALQIGRSSN, encoded by the coding sequence TTGAACTCGGACGGTGAACTGCTGGAGATGGCCTGCCGCCGGATCGCAGATCTGGATCAGCCGGCCTATGTCAAGAACAGCGATCTGCGTTATGTCGCCGTCAATGAAGCCTATGCGCGGTTTTTTCGGCGCGATACCGCCGATTTCATCGGCAATCGCAGCCGTGATCTCTTCGACAGCGGCGAGGAAGTTGATCGCGAAGACAAGGAGCGGCGGGCGCTGGTTTTTGGCTCGGAAGAGATGGCGCTATGCTTCGACCCGACAGGCCGTGAGCGTTCTCGCGTGCAGATCGAAAGTTTTTCGCCGTCCGAAGACCGCCTCTATGTCTTCGGCATGTTCCTCGATGCGCCTGCTGTGCTTTCGCGTTCGTCTTCCGATCGCGAAAGCGGCCATATTGCGAGTGACGTCGATGAGATCGGGCTTTACCGCACGATTCTCGAGGACCTGCCGGTCGCCGTCTTCGCGCGCGATGCGAGCCATCGGCTGATTTATTCCAACGAGGCTTATGGGGCCATCACGGGGCTCAGCCGCGCCGAGGCACTGGGCAAGACCGAACATGAGATGTTCGAAACCGGCGCCGACGAGTACTTTGCGGAAAACGAGCAGGTGCTGAACGAGGGCCACGCATTCGAATTCGAAGGCACGGTGGTTGATCGGGAGCGTGTGACACACCCGCTCATGACGCGCGTCAACCGGGTCGTCACTGCCGACGGCAGGCGCTATGCCGTCGGCTCGATGACCGATATTTCCGTGTTGAAGCTGCGCGAGACTGAGCTGATCGAGGCACAGGCGCGCGCCGAGGCCTTGCATCAGGATCTGGGGAACATCCTGCGCTCGATGCCGATCGGTGTCATGATCCATGACAGCAATTACGTCGTGGAATATACCAATGATGCCTTCTACGACATCTGGGATTTCCCGAAGAACGAACATTTCGAAGGCCTGTCTTATCGCGATCTCGTCGCCAAGCATTTCGAACTCGGCCGCTATGATGCCGATGCTGGCAGTATCGACGATATCTATCAGGCGCGCCTGGAGTCCTTCCGCAATGCCGGGCCGCATTTCCAGACCGAGATGAATTTTGCCGACGGCAAATCCGTCATCATGGATGCTCGCCGCATTTCGAACGGCCGCACGCTGATTGCCTATGCGGATATCTCTTCCGTGCGCCAGCAAGCCCGCGAGATCACCGAGGCGCGCCTTGCCCTAGAGCGTCTCGGCGAACTGATGACCGACGCGACGCATGCCATGTCGCAGGGCCTGCTCATCGTGGAAGACGGCATCATCATGCTGGCAAACGATGCATTGACGGACATGCTGCGCATTCCCGCCGATCATCTGGAGATCGGCAAGCATTGGTCCATCGCGTATAACTATTGCGCCGCGCGGGGCGATTTCGGCGACGATCCGAAGGCGGTTCTGCGTGGATGGGGCAGGAGCATGGCGGCGAACAGGCCGGTTTCCGCGGTGTTCCAGATTGCGGGCGATCGCTGGATGCAGCTCGAAGCCACGATCAGCGAAAGCCGCCGTTGGACCGTGGTGCTGACCGATGTCACCGAGATGAAAGACCGCGAGGCCGAGCTGCAACTGCTGCTTTCGCGCAGCGAAGCCGCCGATCGCGCCAAATCCGAATTCCTCGCCAATATGAGCCATGAAATCCGCACGCCGATGAACGGCGTTCTCGGCATGGCGGAGCTCCTGGCTAAGACCGATCTCGATGCCCGGCAGAAGACCTTCATCGACATCATCGTCAAGTCGGGCAATGCACTGTTGACGATCATCAACGACATCCTGGACTTCTCGAAGATCGATGCCGGGCAGATGCGTCTGCGCAAGGCCGCCTTCGATCCCGCCGAGGCGGTGGAGGATGTCGCGACGCTGCTGTCGTCGCCGGCGGCGGAAAAAGATATCGAGCTGCTGGTGCGCACGGCGCCTGATGTGCCGGCCATGGTGCTCGGAGACGCAGGCCGCTTTCGCCAGATCGTCACCAATCTCGTCGGCAATGCGGTTAAATTCACCGAGCGCGGTCACGTGTTGGTCGAGGTGGAGAGCCGGCCGATCGACAACGGCGAGATCATGTTGACGCTCCGCATCGAGGACACCGGCATCGGTATTTCCGAGGAGAAGCTGGATTCCATTTTCGAGAAGTTCTCGCAGGTGGACGCTTCCTCGACGCGCCGTCATGAAGGCACGGGTCTTGGCCTTGCCATTACCGCGGGGCTCGTCGACCTCTTCGGTGGCTATCTCGAAGTCGAGAGCGAATGGGGCAAGGGTTCGGTCTTCACCGTGCATCTGCCCGTGCCGCCGGCCGCCACGCGCAGCGAACCGCGTCCGGTGCCGGTCAATGTCAAGGGCGCCGGCATCCTGGTCATCGACGACAACGAGATCAACAGGCGGATATTGACCGAGCAGTTGGAGCAATGGAGCTTTGACGGCTACGCTGCCGAAGACGGCAAGACGGGGCTAGCCATCCTCCATGCCGCTTTCGATATGGGCGTGCAGGTCGATGCCGTGATCCTCGACTACCACATGCCGGACATGAACGGCGATGAAGTCGCGCGTGCCATTCGCGCCGATTCGCGCTTCGACGGCGTTTCGCTGATCTTCCTGACCTCCATGGATGTCGCCGGCAGCGACAAGGAATTCGCGGCGCTGAATGGTCAGGCGCATCTGATGAAGCCCGTGCGCGCCAATGTGCTGCGCAGCACCATCATCGATGTCGTGCGCACGGCGCGCCGGCAGCGGATGAGCAGCGATGAAACGGCTGTCGCTTCGCAGTCGATCGAAGCCGAAGCAGTTGCCGCGATCGATACCGTCGAACGCGAAGTGGCGGCGAAACCGGTTAGCGCCATCGATGTCCTCGTTGCGGAGGACAACGAGGTCAACCAGATCGTCTTCACGCAGATTCTGCAGGTCACCGGCCTGCGCTTTCTCGTGGTCCAGAACGGCCAGGAGGCGGTCGAGGCCTGGCGCAAGCTTCGGCCATCGCTGATCATGATGGATGTCTCCATGCCGATCATGAACGGCCATCAGGCGACGCGCATGATCCGGCAACTGGAAACGGAGGCAGGGCAGGGCTGGCATGTGCCGATCGTCGGCGTCACCGCGCATGCGCTCGATGTCGACCGCGATATGTGCCTGGAGGCGGGCATGGACGACTATATGTCGAAGCCGATCAGCCCCGAACTCCTGGAAGCCAAGGCCCGCCGCTGGCTCGGCGATGCTGCGCTCCAGATCGGGCGTTCCAGCAACTAA
- a CDS encoding trimethylamine methyltransferase family protein — protein sequence MSDDRNPALHETDTMPVERRRRAGGRGAERSRKPSGAKYLNLVNNLARTELLSPEALDDIHEASLTVLEEIGMDIILPEARERMKAAGADVTPGTERVRFDRGMITELIASVPSTFTLHARNPLRNVQIGGKNLVFAQVASAPFVADREGGRRAGNQEDFRKLIKLAQSYDVIHMTGGYPVEPIDIHASVRHLDCLSDIVKLTDKAFHCYSLGKQRNLDAIEIARIGRGISMEQMEREPSLFTVINSSSPLRLDGPMLQGIIEMSSRGQVVIVTPFTLAGAMAPVTIAGALVQQNAEALCGIAFSQMVRKGAPVMYGGFTSNVDMKTGAPAFGTPEYMKAVIAGGQLARRYGIPYRTSNTNASNTLDAQAAYESALSLWALTQGGGNFVLHAAGWSEGGLTASFEKFILDVDMLQMVAEFLTPLDVSSEALALDAVRDVGPGGHYFGTAHTLARYETAFYSPILSDWRNYETWTEAGRPTTYDHANRAFKETLAHYERPPLDPAIEEELDAFVAKRKAEGGVPTDF from the coding sequence ATGAGCGACGATAGAAACCCGGCCTTGCACGAGACTGATACCATGCCGGTCGAGCGTCGCCGCCGGGCCGGAGGGCGCGGGGCCGAGCGCAGCCGCAAGCCAAGCGGCGCGAAATACCTCAATCTCGTCAACAATCTCGCCCGCACCGAGCTTCTGTCGCCCGAAGCGCTCGACGACATTCACGAGGCGTCGCTGACCGTTCTCGAAGAGATCGGCATGGACATCATTTTGCCGGAAGCGCGCGAGCGCATGAAAGCCGCCGGCGCCGACGTCACGCCCGGCACAGAGCGTGTCCGGTTCGACCGTGGCATGATCACGGAGCTGATCGCCTCCGTCCCCTCGACCTTCACCCTGCACGCCCGCAATCCGCTGCGAAACGTTCAGATCGGCGGGAAGAATCTCGTCTTCGCCCAGGTCGCCTCCGCACCTTTCGTCGCGGACCGCGAGGGTGGCAGACGGGCAGGCAATCAGGAGGATTTCCGTAAGCTGATCAAGCTCGCCCAATCCTACGACGTCATCCACATGACTGGCGGCTATCCGGTCGAGCCCATCGATATCCACGCTTCAGTCCGCCATCTCGACTGCCTCTCCGACATCGTCAAGCTCACCGATAAGGCGTTTCATTGCTACTCGCTCGGCAAGCAGCGCAATCTTGATGCTATCGAGATCGCCCGCATCGGCCGCGGCATCAGCATGGAGCAAATGGAGCGGGAGCCGTCGCTCTTTACCGTCATCAATTCCTCCTCTCCGCTGCGCCTCGATGGGCCGATGTTGCAGGGCATCATCGAGATGTCGTCGCGGGGTCAGGTGGTGATCGTGACGCCCTTCACGCTGGCGGGCGCCATGGCGCCGGTGACCATTGCCGGTGCGCTGGTGCAGCAGAATGCCGAGGCGCTCTGCGGCATCGCCTTCAGCCAGATGGTGCGCAAGGGCGCGCCGGTCATGTATGGCGGCTTCACCTCGAATGTCGACATGAAGACCGGGGCGCCGGCTTTCGGCACGCCCGAATATATGAAGGCCGTGATCGCCGGCGGCCAGCTCGCCCGCCGCTATGGCATCCCCTACCGCACCTCCAACACCAATGCCTCCAATACGCTGGACGCCCAGGCAGCCTATGAATCGGCGTTGTCGCTCTGGGCGCTGACCCAAGGTGGCGGCAATTTCGTGCTGCATGCGGCCGGCTGGAGCGAGGGCGGCCTCACTGCCTCCTTCGAGAAATTCATCCTCGATGTCGACATGCTGCAGATGGTCGCCGAATTCCTGACACCGCTGGATGTCAGTAGCGAAGCGCTGGCGCTTGATGCCGTGCGCGATGTCGGCCCCGGCGGCCACTATTTCGGCACGGCGCATACACTGGCGCGCTACGAAACCGCTTTCTATTCACCGATCCTCTCGGACTGGCGAAATTACGAGACCTGGACGGAGGCTGGCCGGCCGACGACCTACGATCACGCCAACCGCGCGTTCAAGGAAACGCTCGCCCACTACGAGCGCCCCCCACTCGATCCGGCCATCGAAGAGGAGCTTGACGCCTTCGTCGCCAAGCGTAAGGCGGAAGGTGGCGTACCCACCGATTTCTAG
- the mnmD gene encoding tRNA (5-methylaminomethyl-2-thiouridine)(34)-methyltransferase MnmD produces the protein MTDPVSDQTPEAKTNVASQALEWRDGDMPYSTAFGDHFYCQTDGRLECGHVFLAGNGLPARWNEQRNFLIGELGFGTGLNFCETWRQWRQHRKPDSELHFMSFELYPMRAEEIDRALSHWPEIDAERKALVAAWPKEPRGTVALALDTQTRLSVVCGSAIDGVRRAATGFDAWYLDGFAPSRNADMWSPELMQHLHDKTVAGGTFATYAAAGFVRRNLQAAGFSVERRKGFAGKREMLCGTKQA, from the coding sequence ATGACAGATCCAGTTTCCGATCAAACGCCCGAGGCGAAGACCAATGTGGCAAGCCAGGCGCTCGAATGGCGCGACGGCGATATGCCCTATTCGACGGCTTTTGGCGACCATTTTTATTGCCAGACCGACGGCCGGCTGGAATGCGGCCATGTCTTCCTCGCCGGCAACGGCCTGCCTGCGCGCTGGAATGAGCAAAGAAACTTCCTCATCGGCGAGCTTGGCTTCGGCACCGGCCTGAATTTCTGCGAAACCTGGCGGCAATGGCGCCAGCACCGCAAACCAGATTCGGAACTTCATTTCATGTCCTTCGAGCTCTATCCGATGCGTGCCGAGGAGATCGATCGCGCGTTATCGCACTGGCCGGAAATCGATGCTGAGCGTAAGGCGCTGGTGGCTGCCTGGCCGAAAGAACCGCGCGGCACCGTTGCGCTCGCCCTCGACACCCAAACGCGCCTTAGTGTCGTCTGCGGGTCGGCGATCGACGGCGTGCGCCGAGCGGCAACTGGCTTCGACGCTTGGTATCTCGATGGCTTTGCCCCTTCCCGAAACGCCGATATGTGGTCGCCGGAACTGATGCAGCATCTCCACGACAAGACCGTCGCCGGCGGCACCTTCGCCACCTACGCCGCCGCCGGTTTCGTGCGTCGTAATCTGCAGGCAGCAGGCTTCTCGGTCGAGCGACGCAAGGGATTTGCGGGAAAACGCGAAATGCTCTGCGGAACCAAACAGGCTTAG
- a CDS encoding MarR family winged helix-turn-helix transcriptional regulator: MENDVLSTPGHLISLAARGFARLSEARLKPLGFGVGHLPVLVALQNGKASTQRDLARFAKIEQPPMAQMLARMERDGLIQRTPDPEDGRSSRIVLTKAAQARMPAAIETLFKGNCDALDGFTEGEAVQLVALLTRLIANLDQITSAEPTSHTS; the protein is encoded by the coding sequence ATGGAAAACGACGTGCTTTCTACGCCAGGACATCTCATCAGTCTTGCTGCGCGAGGGTTCGCGCGTCTAAGCGAGGCACGTCTGAAGCCGCTTGGGTTCGGCGTCGGTCATTTGCCAGTGCTGGTCGCGTTGCAGAATGGGAAAGCAAGCACGCAACGCGATCTAGCCCGCTTTGCCAAGATCGAGCAGCCGCCGATGGCCCAGATGCTCGCTCGCATGGAGCGAGATGGTTTGATCCAGCGAACACCCGACCCGGAAGACGGACGAAGTAGCCGCATCGTTCTCACGAAGGCTGCGCAGGCCCGTATGCCGGCCGCGATTGAAACCCTGTTCAAAGGAAATTGCGACGCATTGGATGGGTTTACAGAAGGAGAAGCGGTGCAACTTGTCGCCTTACTTACCCGGTTGATCGCAAATCTGGATCAAATCACGAGCGCGGAGCCAACATCACACACGTCCTGA